DNA from Pseudoalteromonas marina:
GCCAAAACACAGATTGGTGGCCAAATGCACTTAATTTCGACATCCTTCATCAACACGATACAAAAAGCTCTCCATACGGTAGCGACTTTAACTACGCTGAAGCATTCAAATCCCTAGATCTAGAAGCCGTAAAAACCGACTTAAAAAACTTAATGACACAAAGCCAAGATTGGTGGCCAGCCGATTGGGGCCACTATGGCGGTTTAATGATCCGCATGGCATGGCACTCGGCAGGTTCGTACCGCTTATCTGACGGACGTGGCGGCGGTGGCACGGCAAATCAACGCTTTGCCCCTTTAAACTCATGGCCCGATAACGCCAACCTCGACAAAGCGCGCCGCTTACTTTGGCCAATTAAAAAGAAATACGGTAACAAACTCTCGTGGGCCGATCTCATTATTTTAGCGGGCAACATGGCGTACGAATCAATGGGCTTAAAAACCTTTGGGTTTGCCGGTGGCCGTGAAGACATTTGGCACCCAGAAAAAGACGTATACTGGGGCGCCGAAAAAGAATGGTTAGCACCAAGCGACGAACGCTACCAAAATGTTGATAAACCCGACACAATGGAAAACCCGTTAGCGTCTGTTCAAATGGGCCTAATTTACGTAAACCCAGAAGGGGTAAACGGTAAACCCGATCCGCTTAAAACTGCAGCACAAGTGCGCGAAACGTTTGCCCGCATGGCAATGGACGACGAAGAAACGGCAGCGCTTACCGTAGGTGGCCACACAGTAGGTAAAACACACGGTAACGGAAAAGAGTCTAACCTTGGCCCAGAGCCAGAAGCAGCTGATATTTCAGAGCAAGGCATGGGGTGGAATAACCACAAAACACGAGGCATTGGCCGCGATACAATGACATCGGGCATTGAAGGTGCGTGGACCACACACCCAACAAAATGGGATAATGGCTACTGTGACCTTCTTTTAAATTACGAATGGGAACTGACAAAAAGCCCAGCAGGCGCTCACCAATGGGAACCTGTAAATATTAAAGAAGAAGACAAGCCGGTCGATGTAGAAGACCCATCAATTCGCTTAAACCCAATTATGACCGATGCCGACATGGCCATGAAAATGGACCCAGCGTACCGCAAAATAATTGAGCGTTTTCATAACGACTTTGAATACTTTTCAGACGTGTTTGCACGCGCATGGTTTAAACTTACGCACCGCGACTTAGGGCCAAAAGCGCGCTACCTAGGTGCCGATGTACCAAGCGAAGACTTAATTTGGCAAGACCCAATTCCAAGCGTTGATTACACCCTAACAGATACCGAAATCGCCGATTTAAAAGTAACACTACTTAATTGCGGCGTAAGCGCCAGCGATTTAATTAACACCGCATGGGACAGTGCGCGTACGTACCGAGGCTCTGATCACCGAGGCGGCGCAAACGGTGCACGTATTCGTTTAGCCCCGCAAAAAGAGTGGCAAGGCAATGAACCAGAGCGCTTAGCAAGTGTGTTAGCGGCACTTGAAAAAGTACAAGCTGGGTTAAGTAAACCTGTTAGCATGGCCGATTTAATTGTACTTGGTGGCACAGCAGCGGTTGAACAGGCCGCTAAAAACGCAGGGGTAGAGGTTAACGTACCGTTTGCGCCAGGGCGCGGAGACGCAACCGACGACATGACCGACGCCGAATCGTTCGACGTACTTGAACCTATTCACGACGGTTTTAGAAACTGGCTGAAAAAAGACTACGTTGTGTCTGCAGAAGAGTTACTACTTGAGCGCAGCCAGCTAATGGGTTTAACAGCACCAGAAATGTCGGTACTTATTGGTGGCATGCGTATGCTTGGCACAAACCATAGCGGCACACAACATGGCGTATTTACAAACAATGTAGGAACGTTAAGTAACGACTTTTTTGTAAACTTAACCGACATGGCAAACCGCTGGGAGCCAACAGGTAATGGCCTTTACAACATTGTTGACCGCGCAAGCGGTGCAACTAAATGGACCGCAACACGCGTAGATTTAGTATTTGGGTCAAACTCAATTTTACGCGCACTGGCA
Protein-coding regions in this window:
- the katG gene encoding catalase/peroxidase HPI, with product MSNSSAGKCPVMHGSNTQTAGQNTDWWPNALNFDILHQHDTKSSPYGSDFNYAEAFKSLDLEAVKTDLKNLMTQSQDWWPADWGHYGGLMIRMAWHSAGSYRLSDGRGGGGTANQRFAPLNSWPDNANLDKARRLLWPIKKKYGNKLSWADLIILAGNMAYESMGLKTFGFAGGREDIWHPEKDVYWGAEKEWLAPSDERYQNVDKPDTMENPLASVQMGLIYVNPEGVNGKPDPLKTAAQVRETFARMAMDDEETAALTVGGHTVGKTHGNGKESNLGPEPEAADISEQGMGWNNHKTRGIGRDTMTSGIEGAWTTHPTKWDNGYCDLLLNYEWELTKSPAGAHQWEPVNIKEEDKPVDVEDPSIRLNPIMTDADMAMKMDPAYRKIIERFHNDFEYFSDVFARAWFKLTHRDLGPKARYLGADVPSEDLIWQDPIPSVDYTLTDTEIADLKVTLLNCGVSASDLINTAWDSARTYRGSDHRGGANGARIRLAPQKEWQGNEPERLASVLAALEKVQAGLSKPVSMADLIVLGGTAAVEQAAKNAGVEVNVPFAPGRGDATDDMTDAESFDVLEPIHDGFRNWLKKDYVVSAEELLLERSQLMGLTAPEMSVLIGGMRMLGTNHSGTQHGVFTNNVGTLSNDFFVNLTDMANRWEPTGNGLYNIVDRASGATKWTATRVDLVFGSNSILRALAEFYAQDDNKTRFVHDFVNAWVKVMNADRFDI